In one Zobellia galactanivorans genomic region, the following are encoded:
- the rplT gene encoding 50S ribosomal protein L20, which produces MPRSVNAVASRARRKKVMKQAKGYFGRRKNVWTVAKNAVEKAMLYAYRDRRNKKRTFRALWITRINAGARLHGLSYSQFMGKLKANDIELNRKVLADLAMNHPEAFKAIVDKVK; this is translated from the coding sequence ATGCCAAGATCAGTAAATGCAGTTGCTTCCAGAGCCAGAAGAAAAAAGGTGATGAAGCAGGCCAAAGGTTACTTTGGAAGACGTAAAAACGTTTGGACAGTAGCCAAAAATGCGGTAGAAAAAGCAATGTTATATGCTTACCGCGACAGAAGAAACAAAAAGAGAACTTTCCGTGCCCTATGGATTACCCGTATTAATGCAGGTGCCCGTTTACACGGATTGTCTTACTCCCAGTTTATGGGGAAATTAAAAGCGAACGACATTGAGTTGAACAGAAAGGTTCTTGCCGATTTGGCCATGAACCATCCGGAAGCTTTTAAAGCCATCGTAGACAAGGTTAAATAA
- a CDS encoding TonB-dependent receptor translates to MKNIFAAFFLLVFFSVQCQEASSTISGIVTDAYGRPLSFASIILENLKLGVLTDDNGAYAIHQVPKGNHKLKVSYIGYGTNSKLIEVDEKNTNLKIDFALKENVEHLDEVTINGKTKKTSLETKGFAVNSVETKEAGLRSIQTNELLNNTVGVKIRQNGGLGSTVKYSLNGLSGRSVSIFIDGIPISIYGSSFSLNSIPPSMIKNIEVYKGVVPGHLSSDAVGGAINIVLHEGAKNNLNASVSYGSFNTLQTNLNGAYRFDKSGFTIKASAFHNYSDNDYKISGRTIVDIAPNGVETPIVARRFYDAYRSTGGMAQVGFTNVEWADQFLVGVTASDEYNEVQHGTFVTKLPYKGRFLESDAILGNLTYKKKNLFIKGLDLNVNGVYGKRHRSINDTVAQAYSWTGERRIRFDGEYLDYIWDSQNENGPTLAKITRNVSSVRSGLSYTINNNHKILLNHVYSGIDREDSDEMISLLENTFQQTSDLYKNIISLSYELQAFESKFKLNAFGKHYIQKVLNTQPVFNDDHTQVIDEVYQSDKDYTGYGFAASYAILPSITFLTSAEKAIRLPSENEVFGDAGDNLLPNLTIQPETSNNVNLGLRLGKFNLNKHGFTLTSNFFARNIENRIGLPTNADGLRESDEFVQYTNLENTAESKGIEGELHYTYNNNLGFNFNITRMSLTTVNSGVETNVPNVPLFTMNAGLRYTFKNFIQEKSRLNLFYNTYYTDEFSYKFAQGTNTTGEEEFLIPEQLSHDFGLSYTFPKENFVLSFDVKNIFDQAIYDNLSVQKPGRAFYLKLNYTINNL, encoded by the coding sequence ATGAAGAACATATTTGCGGCTTTCTTTTTACTAGTTTTCTTCTCTGTCCAATGTCAAGAAGCCTCCTCAACCATATCCGGTATTGTGACCGATGCCTATGGAAGGCCCTTGTCATTTGCCAGTATCATACTTGAAAACCTAAAATTGGGTGTTCTTACAGATGATAACGGGGCCTACGCCATTCATCAGGTACCTAAGGGAAACCATAAATTGAAGGTTTCATATATAGGTTATGGCACAAACTCAAAGCTTATTGAGGTCGATGAAAAAAACACTAATCTTAAAATAGATTTCGCCTTAAAGGAAAATGTCGAGCATCTAGACGAGGTAACCATTAATGGAAAGACGAAGAAAACATCCCTTGAAACAAAGGGATTTGCCGTAAACTCGGTCGAAACCAAGGAAGCAGGACTCAGAAGCATTCAAACCAATGAGTTATTGAACAATACGGTCGGTGTAAAAATACGACAGAACGGTGGTTTAGGTTCTACTGTCAAATATAGCTTAAACGGCCTATCCGGTAGATCGGTCAGCATTTTTATCGATGGAATTCCCATTTCCATATATGGTTCATCCTTTAGCCTGAACAGCATTCCTCCCTCAATGATCAAAAACATTGAAGTTTACAAAGGAGTCGTACCAGGGCACTTATCTAGTGACGCCGTTGGTGGCGCCATTAACATTGTTCTTCACGAAGGAGCCAAAAACAACCTGAACGCCTCGGTTTCGTACGGGTCGTTCAACACCTTACAGACAAATTTGAACGGGGCATACCGATTCGACAAATCAGGTTTTACCATAAAGGCATCGGCCTTTCACAATTACTCTGACAACGACTATAAAATTTCAGGTAGAACCATTGTCGATATTGCCCCCAATGGGGTAGAAACCCCTATTGTCGCTAGAAGGTTTTATGATGCCTATAGATCTACCGGGGGCATGGCACAGGTCGGTTTTACAAATGTGGAATGGGCCGATCAATTTTTGGTCGGTGTTACCGCTTCCGATGAGTACAATGAGGTACAACATGGCACTTTTGTCACCAAACTACCCTATAAAGGGCGCTTTTTGGAATCGGATGCCATACTAGGAAATCTAACGTATAAAAAGAAAAATCTATTCATAAAAGGGCTCGACCTAAATGTCAACGGGGTATACGGGAAACGCCATCGCAGTATAAACGATACCGTTGCCCAAGCATATAGTTGGACCGGGGAAAGAAGAATCAGGTTTGACGGGGAATATCTCGATTACATCTGGGATTCACAAAATGAAAACGGTCCGACACTGGCGAAAATTACCCGCAATGTATCCTCTGTCCGCTCAGGCCTGTCCTATACCATAAACAACAACCATAAAATCTTATTGAACCATGTATACAGTGGTATAGACAGGGAAGATAGTGACGAAATGATATCGTTACTCGAAAACACTTTTCAGCAAACTAGTGACCTTTATAAGAATATTATTTCCCTAAGCTACGAACTACAAGCCTTTGAAAGTAAGTTTAAGCTAAATGCCTTTGGAAAACATTACATTCAAAAAGTACTGAATACACAACCTGTATTTAACGATGACCATACCCAAGTAATAGATGAAGTTTACCAAAGCGATAAAGATTATACCGGATACGGTTTTGCCGCTTCTTACGCAATTCTCCCCTCCATTACCTTCTTGACATCCGCAGAAAAGGCCATTCGATTGCCCAGTGAAAACGAAGTATTTGGGGATGCCGGGGATAACTTGCTTCCCAACCTGACTATTCAACCCGAAACGAGTAACAATGTAAACCTTGGTTTACGCCTGGGAAAATTCAACCTTAATAAACACGGATTCACCTTAACCTCCAACTTCTTTGCCAGAAATATTGAAAACCGAATAGGATTACCTACAAATGCAGATGGACTAAGGGAAAGTGATGAGTTCGTACAATATACCAACTTAGAGAACACTGCCGAATCTAAAGGAATTGAAGGGGAACTCCACTACACCTACAACAACAATCTAGGTTTCAACTTCAATATTACCCGGATGAGTTTGACCACGGTAAATTCGGGTGTTGAAACCAACGTTCCCAACGTACCCTTATTTACCATGAATGCCGGTTTACGGTATACCTTCAAAAATTTCATTCAAGAAAAATCACGGCTAAACTTATTCTACAACACCTACTATACCGATGAGTTTAGCTACAAATTCGCCCAGGGAACAAATACGACAGGGGAAGAAGAGTTTCTAATTCCTGAACAGCTATCGCATGACTTTGGGCTTAGCTATACTTTTCCAAAAGAGAATTTTGTATTGAGCTTTGATGTCAAAAATATATTCGACCAAGCCATATACGACAACCTATCCGTACAAAAGCCGGGAAGGGCTTTTTACTTAAAACTGAATTATACAATCAATAATCTTTAA
- a CDS encoding HAD family hydrolase: protein MDLSKVKMVVTDMDGTLLNSNHQVSDRFFELFEIMKQRGIIFVAASGRQYHSIVDKLQPIKNDIVVIAENGGFAMQRDIELLATPLPYAAKNSVLNVLDSVENIHPVLCGKHNAYIKNNSKEFEAKLREYYTDFKMVDDLKEFDGEILKIAIYHFESSEKYIYPSVAHLEGSLKVKVSGENWVDISSPDAHKGYALQKVQERFNVSPAETMVFGDYNNDLEMLALADFSFAMENAHPNVKKAANYLTAHNDDFGVERILEKLVNAQ from the coding sequence ATGGACCTATCGAAAGTAAAAATGGTCGTCACCGATATGGACGGCACTTTATTGAACTCCAACCACCAAGTAAGCGATCGCTTTTTTGAACTCTTTGAAATCATGAAGCAAAGAGGGATCATTTTCGTTGCCGCCAGTGGAAGACAGTACCATAGTATTGTAGACAAGTTGCAACCCATTAAAAACGATATTGTCGTAATTGCGGAAAACGGCGGCTTTGCCATGCAAAGGGATATTGAGCTCTTAGCCACCCCCCTACCCTATGCGGCCAAGAATTCGGTTCTTAATGTATTGGATTCCGTCGAGAACATCCATCCCGTTCTTTGTGGGAAGCACAATGCCTATATCAAAAACAATTCAAAGGAATTCGAAGCCAAGCTACGGGAGTATTATACCGACTTTAAGATGGTAGACGACCTCAAGGAGTTTGACGGCGAGATCCTAAAGATTGCCATCTACCACTTTGAGAGTTCCGAAAAATACATTTACCCTTCGGTAGCGCATTTAGAAGGCTCATTAAAAGTAAAGGTCTCCGGTGAAAACTGGGTAGACATTTCGAGTCCTGATGCCCATAAAGGATACGCCCTTCAGAAAGTCCAGGAACGCTTTAACGTCAGCCCGGCAGAAACCATGGTTTTTGGCGATTATAACAATGACCTTGAAATGTTGGCCCTAGCTGATTTCAGCTTTGCGATGGAAAATGCACACCCCAATGTAAAGAAAGCCGCCAACTACCTTACCGCCCATAACGATGATTTTGGTGTGGAACGCATTCTCGAAAAATTGGTGAACGCCCAATAA
- the rpmI gene encoding 50S ribosomal protein L35, with protein MPKQKTKSSAKKRFKLTGTGKIKRKHAFKSHILTKKSKKRKLKLTHDGLVHQSDVNSIKEQLRLK; from the coding sequence ATGCCTAAACAGAAAACAAAATCGAGTGCCAAGAAGCGTTTTAAGCTTACCGGTACCGGTAAAATCAAAAGAAAGCACGCTTTTAAGAGTCACATCTTGACTAAAAAGTCTAAAAAGCGTAAGCTTAAGTTAACCCATGATGGACTAGTTCATCAGTCAGACGTTAACAGTATTAAAGAACAGTTGCGTTTAAAGTAA
- a CDS encoding helix-turn-helix domain-containing protein gives MRIGLFPSGQYRVDQGGDLVSSIHENVPKAVDFQQEKELNGSCQELRLEGARILLKKFSLENPSTVPYENLHSCLGLHFLLQGTYKFTGIENKAKVGIQSGHYNLVQWPSILGTQKFKGLDYTSVEIFFTRKFLEDLLGKEVDSVLRHFIAEDKEAKLLWSKGQVIPGKLRVPLLEMLNCPFSGSAKTNYIESQIRCLLIEVFLGRGHSIGEHGEAELPILDNEAIERVVGYIKQNLKKKLTIKELSEIAGFNTTKLKTCFKKVHQTTIFKYITRLRMERAKTLIVDENCSIAQASYEVGYSNPQHFTVAFKKTMGYLPSTLLSVI, from the coding sequence ATGAGAATAGGTCTTTTTCCATCGGGGCAGTATAGGGTAGACCAAGGCGGTGACCTAGTGTCATCTATTCATGAAAATGTACCCAAAGCAGTTGATTTTCAACAGGAAAAGGAGTTAAACGGAAGTTGTCAAGAGCTTCGATTAGAAGGAGCTAGGATCTTATTGAAAAAGTTCAGCTTAGAAAATCCTTCTACGGTCCCATATGAAAACCTTCATTCGTGTTTGGGGCTTCATTTCTTGTTGCAAGGCACTTATAAGTTTACCGGAATTGAAAACAAGGCTAAAGTCGGTATTCAGTCCGGTCACTATAATCTCGTCCAATGGCCGAGTATTTTGGGAACTCAGAAGTTTAAAGGCTTAGACTATACTTCCGTGGAAATATTCTTTACAAGGAAGTTTCTTGAGGATTTGTTGGGAAAAGAGGTCGATTCCGTTCTTAGACACTTTATAGCAGAGGACAAGGAAGCCAAACTTCTTTGGAGTAAAGGACAGGTCATACCCGGAAAGCTGCGAGTGCCGCTTCTTGAAATGTTGAACTGCCCATTTAGCGGAAGCGCCAAAACGAATTATATAGAGTCTCAAATACGTTGTCTGCTCATAGAGGTGTTTTTGGGAAGAGGACATAGTATTGGTGAGCATGGCGAAGCTGAGTTGCCTATTTTAGATAATGAAGCCATTGAAAGGGTAGTGGGATACATAAAGCAGAACCTCAAGAAAAAGTTGACCATAAAAGAACTGTCGGAAATAGCAGGGTTTAATACCACCAAACTCAAAACTTGCTTTAAGAAAGTCCATCAAACTACCATTTTTAAATATATTACACGTCTGCGGATGGAAAGGGCCAAAACTTTGATAGTCGACGAAAACTGTTCTATCGCCCAGGCTTCTTACGAAGTGGGCTATTCCAATCCCCAGCATTTTACCGTAGCCTTCAAGAAGACTATGGGCTACTTGCCAAGTACTTTGTTGTCAGTAATTTAA
- a CDS encoding secondary thiamine-phosphate synthase enzyme YjbQ: MKFFQKEIRLKGYKRGFHLVTEEILYAFPELKKIKVGMCQIFIKHTSASLTVNENADPTVRTDFESHMNVMVPENAPYYIHTYEGPDDMPAHIKASLMGASVQIPISNGRLNLGIWQGVYLCEHRDHASGRNLVLTAFGE; this comes from the coding sequence ATGAAATTTTTCCAGAAAGAGATAAGGTTAAAAGGATACAAACGGGGTTTTCACTTAGTGACCGAAGAGATTTTGTACGCCTTTCCCGAGCTTAAGAAGATAAAGGTAGGTATGTGCCAGATTTTTATAAAGCACACCTCGGCCAGCTTGACGGTCAACGAAAATGCCGACCCGACCGTACGAACCGATTTTGAAAGCCATATGAACGTGATGGTGCCCGAGAACGCGCCGTATTACATTCATACCTATGAAGGGCCCGATGATATGCCAGCACACATAAAAGCGTCTTTAATGGGCGCATCGGTACAAATACCGATAAGCAATGGAAGATTGAACTTAGGGATTTGGCAAGGGGTTTACCTATGTGAGCATAGGGACCATGCATCGGGAAGAAACCTGGTGCTTACCGCTTTTGGGGAATAA
- the infC gene encoding translation initiation factor IF-3 gives MAIRKRFRPQPRRENKNPHKINEKILAPKVRLVGDNVEVGVYPIREALNKSEEMGLDLVEISPKAEPPVCKIIDYKKFLYEQKKREKVMKAKATKVIVKEIRFGPNTDDHDYDFKKKHAEKFLQDGAKLKAYVFFKGRSIVYKDKGEILLLKLAQDLEEWGKVEQLPRLEGKRMTMFIAPKAKK, from the coding sequence ATAGCAATACGTAAAAGATTTAGGCCCCAACCTAGGAGGGAAAATAAAAACCCTCACAAAATCAATGAAAAAATATTAGCACCTAAGGTAAGGTTGGTAGGTGATAATGTCGAGGTCGGGGTATACCCGATACGCGAAGCACTGAACAAATCGGAAGAAATGGGTCTTGACTTGGTCGAGATATCACCAAAGGCGGAACCACCGGTTTGTAAGATTATAGATTACAAGAAGTTTCTTTACGAACAAAAGAAGCGTGAAAAAGTCATGAAGGCGAAGGCCACCAAGGTTATCGTCAAGGAAATCCGTTTCGGACCGAATACCGACGACCATGATTATGACTTTAAAAAGAAGCACGCCGAAAAGTTTTTGCAAGACGGAGCCAAATTGAAGGCCTACGTTTTCTTTAAGGGACGTTCTATAGTATATAAGGACAAAGGTGAAATTCTACTTTTAAAGCTTGCCCAAGATTTGGAAGAGTGGGGTAAAGTAGAACAACTACCTAGACTAGAGGGTAAACGAATGACCATGTTCATTGCCCCTAAAGCAAAAAAATAA
- the thrS gene encoding threonine--tRNA ligase yields MKITLPDGSIREYAKGSTPMDIAKSISEGLARNVISAKFNDTVVETVTPLNEDGALVLYTWNDKEGKKAFWHSSSHIVAQALEELYPGIKLTIGPAIENGFYYDVDFGEHTISEKDFPAIEKKALEIARGKHDFKMRPVSKADALALYKKQGNEFKVELIENLEDGTISFCDHDTFTDLCRGGHIPNTGIVKAIKILNVAGAYWRGDENKPQLTRVYGISFPKQKELTEYLALIEEAKKRDHRKLGKELELFTFSQKVGQGLPLWLPKGAALRERLENFLKKAQKKAGYEMVVTPHIGQKELYVTSGHYEKYGADSFQPIHTPKEDEEFLLKPMNCPHHCEIYNSRPFSYRELPKRYAEFGTVYRYEQSGELHGLTRVRGFTQDDAHIFCTPDQLDEEFKSVIDLSLYVLGSLGFEDFTAQVSVRDLDTPEKYIGTVENWEKAENAIINAAQEKGLDYIIEKGEAAFYGPKLDFMVKDALGRQWQLGTIQVDYNLPERFDLTYKGSDNELHRPVMIHRAPFGSMERFIALLLEHTGGNFPLWLIPEQAIVLPVSEKHEKYAEKVLKSLENDEIRALIDDRNETVGKKIREAEMNKIPFMLIVGENEEASNTISVRRHGGEDLGSISLEQFSDLVTKEINSTLKSF; encoded by the coding sequence ATGAAAATTACATTACCGGACGGAAGTATAAGGGAATATGCCAAAGGAAGCACTCCTATGGATATCGCTAAAAGCATAAGTGAAGGTCTGGCGCGGAACGTAATTTCCGCAAAATTCAATGACACGGTAGTAGAAACCGTTACCCCCCTTAACGAAGACGGGGCCTTGGTACTCTACACCTGGAACGACAAGGAAGGCAAAAAAGCGTTTTGGCACTCTTCTTCCCATATTGTGGCCCAGGCCCTAGAAGAGCTCTACCCCGGTATTAAACTGACCATCGGGCCCGCTATTGAAAATGGTTTTTATTACGACGTTGATTTCGGCGAGCATACAATTTCGGAAAAGGATTTCCCGGCCATCGAAAAAAAGGCCCTGGAAATCGCCAGGGGAAAGCACGATTTTAAAATGCGCCCCGTATCCAAGGCCGATGCCCTAGCGCTATACAAAAAGCAAGGGAACGAGTTCAAGGTAGAACTGATCGAAAACCTTGAAGACGGCACCATCAGCTTTTGCGACCACGACACTTTTACCGATTTATGCCGAGGCGGCCACATCCCCAACACCGGGATCGTAAAGGCCATTAAAATATTGAACGTTGCCGGAGCCTATTGGCGAGGTGATGAAAACAAACCGCAACTGACAAGGGTCTACGGTATTTCTTTTCCTAAACAGAAAGAACTTACCGAATACCTAGCCCTTATAGAAGAGGCTAAAAAACGCGACCATAGAAAACTGGGCAAAGAGCTTGAGCTTTTTACCTTTTCACAGAAAGTAGGCCAAGGTTTACCCCTATGGCTTCCAAAAGGCGCGGCCCTAAGGGAACGTCTGGAGAATTTCTTGAAAAAGGCCCAAAAGAAAGCGGGCTACGAAATGGTAGTTACCCCACACATCGGACAAAAGGAGCTTTATGTTACTTCAGGTCACTACGAAAAATACGGGGCCGATAGCTTCCAGCCTATCCACACCCCTAAGGAAGACGAGGAGTTCTTGTTAAAACCCATGAACTGTCCGCACCACTGTGAAATATACAACTCTCGGCCGTTCAGCTACAGGGAACTCCCTAAAAGGTATGCCGAATTCGGTACGGTATATAGATATGAGCAAAGCGGTGAACTTCACGGCTTGACCCGGGTAAGGGGCTTTACCCAAGATGATGCACACATTTTCTGTACTCCCGACCAGTTGGATGAAGAGTTCAAGAGTGTAATCGACCTTTCCTTATATGTATTAGGCTCTTTAGGTTTTGAGGATTTTACCGCCCAAGTATCGGTAAGAGACCTTGATACCCCCGAAAAATACATCGGTACCGTAGAGAATTGGGAAAAAGCCGAAAATGCCATCATCAATGCCGCCCAAGAAAAAGGTCTTGACTACATCATTGAAAAAGGTGAAGCTGCATTTTACGGTCCGAAATTGGACTTTATGGTGAAGGATGCCCTAGGCAGACAATGGCAGTTGGGTACCATACAAGTAGACTACAATCTTCCGGAACGCTTTGACCTTACCTATAAAGGAAGTGATAACGAACTGCATAGGCCGGTAATGATTCACCGTGCCCCCTTCGGTAGCATGGAACGCTTCATCGCCCTGTTACTTGAACATACGGGAGGAAATTTCCCGCTTTGGCTGATTCCGGAACAAGCTATTGTATTGCCAGTGAGCGAGAAACATGAAAAATATGCGGAAAAAGTTTTAAAATCCTTAGAAAATGACGAAATTCGCGCCCTCATTGATGATAGGAATGAAACTGTAGGCAAGAAAATACGTGAAGCCGAAATGAACAAAATTCCTTTTATGCTAATCGTCGGGGAAAATGAAGAAGCGTCGAACACCATTTCCGTTCGCAGACATGGCGGGGAAGATTTAGGTTCTATTTCCCTAGAACAATTTTCAGACTTGGTAACTAAAGAAATAAATAGTACTTTAAAGTCGTTTTAA